The Ranitomeya imitator isolate aRanImi1 chromosome 3, aRanImi1.pri, whole genome shotgun sequence genome has a window encoding:
- the LOC138671505 gene encoding oocyte zinc finger protein XlCOF8.4-like, whose protein sequence is MTSSQVLCAHSSHICGGGSAGGGSTPDLEQVSTTSDPLSEDLLQKRIVLIYPSVMDMDRDKMAERILHLTLEILFRLTGEDYTVVKKTSSDRCQDPVSEGWGRPLSPITGPPPHPLIHEDINDQKILELIYKMIELLTGEVPIRCQDVAVYFSMEEWEYLEGHRDLYKDVTMEVPQPLTSPDLSSKRTTPERCPRPLLPQDCNQEDPNGPQDHQGEDLTHNNTTETYVRGDERCKEEIPTYGYPDDCTSRSEGRLTSSIFKSDDLEIPQDTTEVTVITPDIPSSLDCKDLSSDHLKQFLSSDSLPTTKENHSHKISMKKQTPPKSKTPISCSEYGNRFSLEKSFLKNQKMYTAENRFSCSNCGKCFNQKSNLLSHQRTHTGEKPFSCSECGKCFKWKTNLDSHQRTHRQEKPFSCSECGKCFTQKSNLVSHQRTHTWEKPFSCSECGKSFKWKTNLNSHQRTHTREKPFSCSECGKCFTQKSNMVKHQRMHTGEMPFS, encoded by the exons atgacctcatcacaggtcctgtgcgcacacagcagccatatatgtggtggcggctctgcaggtggaggctccacACCAGACCTggagcag gtctctacaacatcggatcctctcagtgaagatcttctacagaaGAGAAttgtcctgatttacccatcagtgatggatatggacagagacaagatggcggagaggatattacacctcaccctagagatcctcttccggcttactggagag gattacacagtggtgaagaagacctctagtgatcgctgtcaggaccctgtgtctgagggatggggaagacccctgagcccaatcacggggcctccacctcaccccctgatccatgaggacatcaatgaccagaagatcctagaactcatctacaagatgattgagctgctgactggagag gttcctataaggtgtcaggatgtcgccgtctatttctccatggaggagtgggagtatttagaaggacacagagatctgtacaaggacgtcacgatggaggttccccagcccctcacatctccag atctgtccagtaagaggacaacaccagagagatgtccccgtcctcttcttccacaggactgtaaccaagaagatcccaatggtcctcaggaccatcag ggtgaagatctgacccataataatactacagagacatatgtgaggggggatgagcggtgtaaagaggagattcctacatatggctacccag atgactgtaccagcagaTCAGAGGGACGGCTGacgtcttcaatttttaaatcagatgatcttgagatcccacaggatacaactgaagtgactgtcattactccagatataccatcatcccttgactgcaaagatctgtcatctgatcattTGAAACAGTTCCTGTCTTCTGATTCTTTACCAACTACTAAAGAAAATCATAGTCACAAAATTAGCATGAAAAAACAAACTCCTCCTAAATCAAAGACGCCAATATCCTGTTCAGAATATGGAAATCGTTTTTCCCTCGAAAAATCTTTTCTTAAAAATCAAAAAATGTACACAGCAGaaaatagattttcttgttccaactgtgggaaatgttttaaccagaaatcaaatcttcttagtcaccagagaactcacacaggggagaagccattttcatgttcagaatgtgggaaatgttttaaatggaaaacaaatcttgatagccaccagagaacccacagacaggagaagccattttcatgttcagaatgtgggaaatgctttacacagaaatcaaatcttgttagtcaccagagaactcacacatgggagaagccattttcatgttcagaatgtgggaaatcttttaaatggaaaacaaatcttaatagccaccagagaacccacacacggGAAAAGCccttctcatgttcagaatgtgggaaatgttttacacagaaatcaaatatggttaagcaccagagaatgcaCACAGGGGAGATGCCATTTTCATGA